The Bacillota bacterium genome has a segment encoding these proteins:
- a CDS encoding CehA/McbA family metallohydrolase, protein MERLCRLILHIRDEEGAPRLARCYVWSSGERPKVGEGDPDNNRCPGVFFGSTIQVFIPLDVPVQVEVYHGFNWSVWRKTFQTAEEELEMTVTLQRFWEHPRWVCGESHSHIARGEGNLGRSGSFSWVRTLCLADGLDYYQPGYPWPGYSPQDNEAVDLSRVKEKLERLSDEALLLAPGCEFPKTRFGHLCWVNLEGIRLTVAECFDASWEDWLFNSRPGQTPRDFPYGLLSLAEIIAKHRQGREFCFFAHPTSWWWYGDKFVPNIAAELPYLTMAGPLYDGLVVMGYQADHLYYQNLWFHLLNLGYRITGVAEVDAVWGRKDFDLPGKYRNYTFSSKRTMEEIALGLRQGRNLVTSGPFVGLSANGRHLPGDLIPEGDYEFSITCWSSGDPQERLSYVVLYRNGRPFRVWDLRSKIVRYFEEKVTVREDSPAWYLVKCYGSEAPEEATLDLMRFLPEHPGYIPKRVSQVALTNPIYIRPVGHPSPQAYSAKVRGFVTDRHERPLSGWVWILDPVDQESRREQFTSGEFCIQVPLTAYVEVQVDGYVSQRRSVRFDCPALVETIESVYMGKFNQERRWAPGQLLFEHLGWDVIEKALGEITWLFRLEEG, encoded by the coding sequence ATGGAGCGCCTATGTCGGCTTATCCTACATATCAGGGATGAGGAAGGAGCGCCCCGTCTTGCCCGCTGCTATGTTTGGTCTTCGGGGGAACGTCCGAAAGTGGGGGAAGGGGATCCCGACAACAACCGGTGTCCCGGCGTGTTTTTTGGTAGTACAATCCAGGTTTTCATTCCCTTGGATGTACCGGTGCAGGTGGAGGTGTACCACGGCTTTAATTGGAGTGTTTGGCGGAAGACGTTTCAAACCGCCGAAGAGGAACTGGAAATGACAGTCACCCTCCAGAGGTTCTGGGAACACCCCCGTTGGGTCTGTGGTGAAAGCCATTCCCACATTGCCCGGGGGGAAGGGAATCTTGGTCGCTCTGGGTCCTTTTCCTGGGTAAGGACCCTGTGTCTGGCTGACGGATTGGACTACTACCAGCCAGGATATCCCTGGCCCGGGTATAGTCCCCAGGATAACGAAGCCGTTGATCTGTCCCGCGTTAAGGAGAAACTAGAAAGGCTCAGTGATGAGGCTCTCCTTTTGGCACCGGGTTGTGAGTTTCCCAAAACACGTTTTGGTCACTTGTGCTGGGTAAACTTGGAAGGTATCCGTCTCACCGTTGCTGAATGTTTCGATGCCTCCTGGGAAGACTGGCTCTTCAACAGTCGACCCGGTCAAACCCCTAGGGATTTCCCCTATGGACTACTATCCCTAGCGGAGATAATTGCAAAGCACCGCCAGGGGAGAGAGTTCTGTTTCTTTGCCCATCCCACCAGTTGGTGGTGGTATGGAGATAAATTTGTTCCCAACATCGCAGCGGAGCTGCCCTACCTGACCATGGCGGGACCCCTCTACGACGGGCTCGTGGTCATGGGTTACCAGGCCGATCACCTCTATTACCAGAACTTGTGGTTCCACCTTTTGAACCTGGGTTATCGCATTACGGGAGTGGCAGAGGTGGATGCGGTCTGGGGGCGGAAGGATTTCGATCTGCCGGGCAAATACCGCAACTACACCTTTTCCTCCAAGCGAACCATGGAAGAGATTGCCCTGGGACTGAGGCAGGGGCGTAACCTGGTCACCTCTGGTCCCTTTGTGGGCTTATCAGCCAATGGCCGACACTTGCCCGGGGACCTTATACCCGAGGGCGATTATGAGTTTTCCATTACCTGTTGGTCCAGTGGAGATCCGCAGGAACGACTCAGTTATGTGGTTTTGTATCGAAACGGTAGGCCCTTCAGGGTATGGGATCTTAGGAGCAAGATTGTTCGTTACTTTGAAGAGAAGGTCACTGTCCGCGAGGACTCTCCTGCCTGGTACTTGGTGAAATGCTATGGTTCCGAGGCTCCGGAGGAGGCTACATTGGATCTGATGAGATTTCTGCCGGAGCATCCGGGTTACATCCCAAAACGGGTAAGCCAGGTAGCCCTGACCAATCCCATCTATATTCGGCCGGTAGGACACCCTAGTCCCCAAGCCTACAGTGCCAAGGTGCGGGGATTCGTCACCGACCGGCACGAAAGACCTCTTTCCGGATGGGTATGGATCCTAGATCCCGTGGATCAGGAGAGTCGGAGGGAGCAATTCACTAGCGGTGAATTCTGCATCCAGGTTCCTCTAACGGCTTACGTAGAAGTGCAGGTGGATGGTTACGTCTCCCAGCGACGTTCCGTTCGTTTTGATTGTCCAGCCTTGGTGGAGACCATCGAGTCTGTGTATATGGGGAAGTTTAACCAAGAGAGGCGCTGGGCGCCGGGGCAGCTTTTGTTTGAACACCTGGGATGGGATGTGATTGAAAAGGCCCTGGGGGAGATTACGTGGCTTTTCAGATTGGAGGAAGGTTGA
- a CDS encoding YlmC/YmxH family sporulation protein: MLYSEIAGKELIDIAEGRRLGVVYATDLVIDTETLQVVAIILPTRRRRFLLFGSDEYVLIPWEGILKIGVDVIVVDMRCSSQYVEPETPGL, encoded by the coding sequence TTGTTATACAGTGAGATCGCCGGGAAAGAACTGATCGATATCGCAGAAGGGCGCCGGCTGGGTGTAGTTTATGCCACGGATCTGGTGATCGATACGGAGACGCTGCAGGTGGTGGCGATCATCCTTCCCACCCGGCGCCGCCGGTTCCTCCTTTTTGGCAGCGATGAATACGTCCTGATTCCCTGGGAAGGGATCCTGAAAATTGGGGTGGACGTGATCGTGGTGGATATGCGCTGTAGTTCCCAGTATGTGGAACCGGAGACCCCCGGCCTGTAA
- a CDS encoding beta-galactosidase — translation MVHQRIPRPEHPRPQLFRERWQNLNGWWEFEIDHGRSGKDRKFYERKELSGKILVPFCPESKLSGVEYRDFVAAVWYRREFELPPGWGEGNRVLLHFEAVDYYTEVWINGVSVGSHRGGFTPFTFDITDHLVAGTNVLTVCAEDDVRSGLQPVGKQSTLYHSHATKYTRTTGVWQTVWLECVAEGYVDSLRYFPDPANGQLHIAAKLAGNVVGCDLQLTASYEGKPMGSVTARVVGPDVRVTLPLDEVHLWEPGKPRLYDLAIVLSKDSYPLDEVQSYFGLRTITLDDRAILINGQPVFQRLVLDQGYYPDGVYTAPTDEALRKDIELSMELGFNGARLHQKVFERRFLYWADKLGYLVWGEYPNWGLDITTAKGLEVFLPQWLEAVERDFNCPALVVWCPFNETWDWYGNRQNNEVLRNIYLVTKQLDPTRPVIDTSGNYHVVTDIFDIHDYEQDVEVFAKRYQKVAETGEVYVTFPDRQKYGGQPYFVSEYGGIWWSDTGDEGWGYGRRPKDKEEFLARYKGLTEALLNNPLVAGFCYTQLYDVEQEMNGLYTYGREPKFDKEVIRQINQQRAAIEE, via the coding sequence ATGGTCCACCAACGGATACCCCGGCCGGAACACCCGCGTCCGCAGTTGTTTCGGGAACGCTGGCAAAACTTGAACGGCTGGTGGGAGTTTGAGATTGATCATGGGCGAAGCGGCAAAGACAGGAAGTTCTATGAACGGAAGGAGCTTTCCGGGAAGATCTTGGTACCCTTCTGCCCCGAAAGCAAGTTGTCTGGGGTGGAGTATCGGGATTTTGTGGCGGCGGTGTGGTATCGCAGGGAGTTCGAGCTTCCCCCAGGATGGGGTGAAGGTAACCGGGTACTATTACACTTTGAAGCCGTTGATTACTACACCGAGGTGTGGATCAACGGCGTATCTGTCGGTAGCCATCGGGGTGGCTTTACTCCTTTTACCTTCGATATTACCGATCATTTGGTCGCGGGCACGAATGTGCTTACGGTCTGTGCTGAGGATGACGTCCGCAGTGGTTTACAACCGGTGGGCAAGCAGAGTACCCTTTATCATTCCCATGCAACGAAGTATACCAGAACTACAGGTGTTTGGCAGACCGTGTGGTTAGAGTGTGTAGCCGAGGGTTATGTGGATTCCCTCCGGTACTTCCCCGATCCGGCCAACGGTCAGCTGCACATTGCGGCAAAACTGGCCGGGAATGTGGTGGGCTGCGACCTGCAATTGACGGCTTCCTACGAAGGAAAGCCCATGGGAAGTGTTACCGCCCGGGTGGTGGGGCCCGATGTACGGGTCACCTTGCCCCTGGATGAAGTGCACCTGTGGGAACCAGGAAAACCTCGCCTCTATGACCTGGCCATTGTGTTGAGTAAGGATTCCTATCCCTTGGATGAGGTCCAAAGCTATTTCGGTCTGCGGACCATTACACTAGATGATCGGGCGATCCTGATCAATGGACAGCCGGTCTTTCAACGGTTGGTCCTGGACCAAGGTTATTATCCCGACGGAGTCTATACTGCACCTACCGACGAGGCTTTGAGAAAGGATATCGAGCTTTCCATGGAGCTTGGCTTCAATGGAGCGCGGCTACACCAGAAGGTCTTCGAACGGCGGTTCCTCTATTGGGCCGATAAACTGGGATACTTGGTATGGGGTGAGTACCCTAATTGGGGATTGGATATTACCACCGCTAAAGGTTTGGAAGTCTTCTTGCCCCAATGGTTGGAGGCGGTGGAACGGGACTTCAATTGCCCGGCGTTGGTCGTGTGGTGTCCCTTCAACGAGACCTGGGACTGGTATGGGAACCGACAAAACAATGAGGTGCTGCGGAACATCTACCTGGTGACAAAGCAGCTAGATCCCACCCGGCCTGTAATTGATACCTCTGGTAATTACCATGTGGTCACCGATATTTTCGACATCCATGACTACGAACAGGATGTGGAGGTGTTTGCGAAGCGTTACCAGAAGGTGGCGGAGACTGGCGAGGTCTATGTGACCTTCCCCGATCGCCAGAAATATGGCGGTCAACCGTATTTCGTCAGTGAATATGGCGGGATTTGGTGGAGTGATACAGGTGATGAGGGTTGGGGCTATGGTCGGCGGCCGAAGGACAAGGAGGAATTCCTGGCCCGATATAAGGGATTGACCGAGGCCTTGCTCAATAACCCTCTAGTGGCTGGTTTTTGTTATACACAATTGTATGATGTGGAGCAGGAGATGAATGGGCTGTATACCTATGGGCGGGAGCCGAAGTTTGACAAGGAGGTCATTCGGCAGATCAATCAGCAACGGGCGGCCATTGAGGAATAG
- a CDS encoding TIM barrel protein produces MNGLPPEELLPHMLTAVDAAAILGARWVVVHPVTLPQWAGRDALDEECVRTNQQYFTELVDAATARGVGIAVENMFKGRFGMR; encoded by the coding sequence ATGAATGGGTTACCACCCGAGGAGCTTTTGCCGCACATGTTGACGGCCGTCGACGCAGCTGCGATTCTGGGTGCCAGATGGGTGGTCGTGCATCCAGTGACCCTACCCCAATGGGCAGGGCGGGATGCTCTGGATGAGGAGTGTGTTCGGACCAACCAGCAGTACTTCACAGAATTGGTGGACGCAGCCACTGCCCGTGGGGTGGGGATTGCTGTGGAGAATATGTTTAAAGGCCGATTTGGAATGAGGTGA
- a CDS encoding sugar phosphate isomerase/epimerase, which yields MVLLQQFPEEAFGVCWDTSHGELSSPNQAEEMALVKSRIVATHISDNLGQADDHLYPYRGQVDWAAVVGVLREQPWVLNFEVPGKMSRCPLELRGALVEYGFAVGKHLLNL from the coding sequence TTGGTCTTGCTGCAGCAGTTTCCTGAAGAGGCCTTTGGGGTCTGCTGGGATACCAGCCACGGTGAGCTCAGTAGTCCGAACCAGGCGGAAGAAATGGCGCTCGTGAAATCCCGCATTGTGGCCACCCATATCTCCGACAATCTTGGGCAGGCTGACGACCATCTTTATCCATATCGCGGGCAAGTAGACTGGGCGGCTGTTGTCGGTGTTCTCCGGGAGCAGCCTTGGGTGTTGAATTTTGAAGTGCCCGGAAAAATGTCCCGTTGTCCTTTGGAATTGCGGGGGGCCTTGGTGGAATATGGTTTTGCCGTTGGAAAGCATCTGCTGAATTTGTGA
- a CDS encoding 4-hydroxy-tetrahydrodipicolinate reductase, with product MGGDTLSKIRVAVSGAAGKMGQEVVRALTREPDMELVAAFDPKAAGKDAGEVAGIGALGVTIAVDPAAGLGQAQVLVDFTEPAVVKKNIHTALDQGVRPVVGTTGMSMEDLADVRRWVKNAGLGAIIAPNFAIGAILLMQFAKVASRYFPHAEIIELHHNQKKDAPSGTAIKTAQMMAAARGQVANEDPSEEKLCGVRGGQLEGINIHSVRLPGLIAHQEVIFGGSGQILTLRHDSTSRESFMPGVMLAVRKVLELDELVYGLENLLFAD from the coding sequence ATGGGAGGAGATACTTTGTCGAAGATCAGGGTGGCAGTGAGTGGAGCTGCCGGAAAGATGGGACAGGAAGTGGTCCGGGCCCTCACCCGGGAGCCGGACATGGAGTTGGTGGCCGCCTTTGATCCCAAGGCCGCAGGAAAGGACGCGGGGGAAGTGGCCGGGATAGGTGCCTTGGGCGTAACCATTGCGGTGGATCCCGCGGCGGGCCTGGGACAAGCCCAAGTACTGGTGGACTTTACGGAACCTGCGGTGGTGAAGAAGAATATCCACACCGCCTTGGACCAAGGGGTGCGACCGGTGGTGGGCACCACGGGTATGAGTATGGAGGATTTGGCGGATGTCCGCCGGTGGGTGAAAAACGCCGGTCTTGGTGCCATCATTGCCCCCAACTTTGCCATTGGAGCCATCCTCCTGATGCAGTTTGCCAAGGTCGCCAGCCGTTATTTTCCCCATGCGGAGATTATCGAGTTGCACCATAACCAGAAGAAGGACGCCCCTTCCGGTACCGCGATCAAGACAGCGCAGATGATGGCCGCGGCCCGGGGCCAAGTGGCTAATGAAGATCCCAGTGAAGAGAAGCTGTGTGGTGTCCGGGGCGGTCAGCTGGAGGGGATCAATATTCACAGTGTGCGGCTGCCGGGCTTGATTGCCCATCAGGAAGTGATCTTCGGTGGCAGCGGACAGATCCTGACCCTGCGCCATGATTCCACCAGCCGGGAATCCTTTATGCCGGGGGTGATGCTGGCAGTGCGAAAGGTCTTGGAGTTGGATGAACTGGTCTATGGGCTTGAGAACTTGCTCTTTGCCGATTAA
- the dpsA gene encoding dipicolinate synthase subunit DpsA, with amino-acid sequence MGIALDGIPVAVLGGDAREYIVVQWLLKAGANVLLVGYEHAQFPQCPHVSLKEAIASSRVFVAPMSNTDQRGRIKAVPDGSVIMLDAEGLSGVLSGSLLIIGYAQPVVRSAAQQLCIHLVELAEDDAVAILNSIPTAEGAVALAMEKLPITIHGCKAVVLGFGRCAQTLARVLHSLGARTTVVARNTGQQARAQEMGVVACGFEGLYDAVIDADVVFNTVPALVLTESVLTRMNPDTLVIDIASSPGGTDFKAAERLGIEAILALGLPGKVAPKTAGEIMAQGVMRAIRDYLS; translated from the coding sequence ATGGGTATTGCTTTAGATGGCATTCCAGTAGCCGTCCTAGGTGGAGATGCCCGAGAGTACATCGTGGTCCAGTGGCTGTTGAAAGCCGGTGCCAACGTCTTACTAGTAGGCTATGAGCACGCCCAGTTTCCCCAGTGTCCACATGTTTCGCTTAAAGAGGCGATCGCTTCCAGCCGGGTTTTTGTGGCACCCATGAGTAATACCGATCAACGGGGACGGATCAAGGCAGTACCCGATGGATCTGTGATCATGCTAGACGCTGAAGGATTGTCCGGAGTGTTATCCGGTTCTTTACTCATTATTGGCTATGCTCAGCCCGTGGTCAGAAGCGCCGCCCAACAGCTTTGCATCCATCTGGTGGAACTGGCCGAGGATGATGCGGTGGCCATCCTCAATTCCATACCCACCGCGGAGGGGGCCGTGGCTCTGGCCATGGAGAAATTGCCCATTACCATTCATGGTTGTAAAGCTGTTGTGTTAGGCTTTGGCCGTTGTGCCCAGACTTTGGCCCGCGTGTTACATTCCCTAGGGGCACGGACCACTGTGGTGGCCAGGAACACCGGGCAGCAGGCGCGGGCCCAGGAAATGGGCGTTGTGGCCTGCGGTTTCGAAGGACTGTACGATGCTGTCATCGATGCTGATGTGGTTTTCAATACAGTGCCGGCCTTGGTGTTGACCGAAAGTGTGCTAACCCGAATGAATCCAGACACCTTGGTGATCGATATCGCCTCCAGTCCCGGTGGCACGGATTTCAAGGCTGCAGAACGGCTGGGCATTGAAGCGATCTTGGCCCTGGGGTTGCCGGGTAAAGTGGCGCCCAAGACCGCCGGGGAGATTATGGCCCAGGGCGTGATGCGGGCAATTAGGGACTACCTCAGCTAA
- a CDS encoding dipicolinate synthase subunit B codes for MDFTGVRIGFALTGSFCTIDAVLKELRRLIELNADVVPIVSPSVKTLDTRFGTANSLLETLTSLTGKPPIDSIIQAEPIGPKGLLDIVIVAPCTGNTLAKFANGITDTPVLMAMKSQLRNRRPVVISISTNDGLGNNAVNLGRALNMPNVYFVPFRQDDPEGKPRSLVAEVSLIPATLEAALQGKQLQPVIIS; via the coding sequence ATGGATTTTACCGGTGTACGAATTGGTTTTGCTTTGACCGGTTCATTCTGTACCATAGACGCCGTTCTCAAGGAGCTTCGTCGGTTGATTGAGTTGAATGCAGATGTTGTTCCCATTGTGTCGCCGTCGGTGAAGACTTTGGATACCCGGTTCGGCACAGCCAACTCCCTGCTGGAAACCCTAACCTCATTGACCGGAAAGCCACCCATTGATAGTATTATACAGGCCGAACCCATCGGGCCGAAGGGGTTACTGGACATTGTGATCGTGGCGCCCTGCACCGGCAACACCTTGGCGAAGTTTGCCAACGGGATCACCGATACCCCGGTGCTGATGGCCATGAAATCCCAGTTGCGGAATCGTCGGCCGGTGGTGATCTCCATCTCCACCAATGATGGGTTGGGCAACAACGCCGTGAACCTGGGGCGGGCGCTGAATATGCCGAATGTGTATTTTGTCCCCTTCCGGCAGGATGACCCCGAGGGGAAGCCCCGTTCCCTCGTGGCGGAGGTCAGTCTTATCCCGGCCACCTTGGAAGCGGCATTACAAGGAAAACAGTTGCAACCGGTGATCATCAGTTGA
- a CDS encoding aspartate-semialdehyde dehydrogenase — protein sequence MRKVRAAILGATGAVGQELLGILKERDFPLDSLKLLASPRSAGLKIPFGDEELTVEAVSPEAFENVDLAFFCAGGSVSKQYAPEALSRGAVVIDNTSAFRLDEGVPLVVPEVNATDITPETKLIANPNCSTILMVMALAPLHRYYGIERVVVSTYQAVSGVGAKAMDDLCKQVRAWAAGEEVVSSCFPFVAAERHYQMHFNLIPQIDVFDELGYTKEEWKMVRETQKILHAPDMRITATTVRVPVLRSHSESVNVEFKQEVDLGKVRELLAGFPGVVVWDDPENFKYPMPLDVTGKDEVYVGRIRVDNSHPRAINLWLVGDQIRKGAALNAVQVGEYMVSNGLI from the coding sequence ATGCGAAAAGTACGGGCAGCGATTCTCGGAGCGACAGGGGCCGTAGGGCAGGAACTTCTTGGTATCCTGAAAGAACGGGATTTCCCCTTGGATAGCTTAAAGCTTCTCGCCTCTCCTCGGTCCGCCGGGTTGAAGATTCCCTTTGGCGATGAAGAACTTACGGTGGAAGCGGTGAGTCCCGAGGCCTTTGAAAATGTAGATTTGGCCTTTTTCTGCGCCGGAGGTAGCGTTAGCAAGCAATATGCTCCGGAGGCGCTTAGTCGGGGGGCGGTTGTTATCGACAACACCAGTGCCTTCCGTTTAGACGAAGGTGTGCCTTTGGTGGTACCTGAGGTGAACGCCACTGATATTACTCCGGAGACGAAGCTGATTGCCAATCCCAACTGCTCTACGATCCTGATGGTGATGGCATTGGCACCACTGCACCGGTACTATGGTATCGAGCGGGTGGTGGTGTCGACCTACCAGGCGGTTTCCGGGGTAGGGGCCAAGGCTATGGATGATCTATGCAAACAGGTGCGGGCTTGGGCCGCGGGTGAAGAAGTGGTCTCTAGTTGCTTCCCCTTTGTGGCGGCGGAGCGCCATTACCAGATGCATTTTAACCTGATCCCGCAGATCGACGTCTTTGATGAATTGGGCTACACCAAGGAAGAGTGGAAAATGGTGCGGGAGACCCAGAAGATCCTCCATGCGCCCGACATGCGGATTACCGCCACCACTGTCCGGGTGCCTGTGCTCAGGAGCCACTCCGAGTCTGTGAACGTCGAGTTTAAGCAAGAGGTTGATCTGGGGAAGGTGCGGGAACTATTGGCGGGCTTCCCCGGTGTGGTGGTGTGGGACGATCCGGAGAACTTCAAGTATCCCATGCCTTTGGATGTGACGGGTAAGGATGAGGTTTACGTAGGTCGGATCCGGGTGGATAACTCCCATCCACGGGCCATCAACCTGTGGTTGGTGGGGGACCAGATCCGGAAAGGTGCGGCGTTAAACGCGGTGCAGGTTGGGGAGTATATGGTGAGTAACGGCTTGATCTGA
- the dapG gene encoding aspartate kinase translates to MAIVVLKFGGTSLASEAMREQAVERVKEAKAAGDQVVVVVSAMGRRGSAYATDTLLDLMSGITQRPDRRVLDLLLSCGELISASLMAQLLTERGLEAVPLTGGQAGIITDNEFGNARIVEVRPKGILEELKKGRVVVVAGFQGVTPNQEITTLGRGGSDTTAAALGVALGAKAIYIFTDVDGILTADPRIVPDAQLVPSTTYREVAELAQLGARVIHPRAVEIAAAGRIPLIIRATDKAGAGTVIWDGPGDGPVEIRADRPVGAVTQITGLALVSVIPAHDQEISMEQARQLFQNVAELGVSVDLIFLSPTLVGFCVRQEEAEAVENRLRELSFNVKVKAGYAKVSCVGAGMRGVPGVMARIVEALHETDVRVYHTSDSHASISCLVEEKDYMKAVRALHDKFHLGSTNVRGS, encoded by the coding sequence ATGGCCATTGTCGTCCTGAAATTTGGTGGCACTTCCCTGGCTTCGGAAGCGATGCGGGAGCAGGCCGTGGAGCGGGTCAAGGAAGCCAAAGCCGCTGGCGATCAAGTGGTGGTTGTGGTTTCTGCCATGGGTCGGCGGGGATCGGCCTATGCCACGGACACCCTCCTGGACTTGATGTCAGGGATTACCCAGCGACCTGATAGGCGGGTCCTGGATTTACTGCTCTCCTGTGGGGAACTTATTTCGGCCAGCCTCATGGCCCAGCTGCTCACCGAGCGGGGGCTGGAAGCAGTCCCCTTGACCGGTGGTCAAGCGGGGATTATCACGGACAATGAGTTTGGCAATGCCCGCATCGTCGAGGTGCGGCCTAAAGGTATCTTGGAGGAACTGAAGAAGGGCCGAGTTGTGGTGGTGGCTGGTTTTCAGGGGGTGACCCCCAACCAGGAGATCACCACCCTCGGGCGGGGTGGCAGTGATACCACCGCCGCAGCCCTGGGCGTGGCCTTGGGGGCTAAGGCGATCTACATCTTCACCGATGTGGACGGGATCTTGACCGCGGATCCGCGGATCGTCCCCGATGCCCAGTTGGTTCCTAGCACCACTTACCGTGAGGTGGCGGAACTGGCACAGCTGGGGGCCCGGGTAATCCATCCCCGGGCGGTGGAGATTGCTGCGGCGGGGCGGATCCCCTTGATCATCCGAGCCACCGACAAAGCCGGTGCCGGTACAGTAATCTGGGATGGTCCGGGGGATGGCCCCGTGGAGATCCGGGCCGATCGTCCTGTGGGCGCGGTGACCCAGATTACAGGGCTAGCCCTAGTCAGCGTGATTCCCGCGCATGATCAAGAGATCAGCATGGAGCAGGCTCGACAACTATTCCAGAATGTGGCGGAATTAGGTGTTAGTGTGGACCTGATCTTCCTGTCGCCGACTCTGGTGGGATTCTGTGTCCGACAGGAAGAAGCTGAAGCGGTGGAGAACAGATTAAGGGAATTGAGTTTTAACGTTAAAGTGAAGGCAGGATATGCCAAGGTGTCCTGTGTGGGTGCAGGGATGCGGGGTGTGCCTGGTGTAATGGCCAGAATTGTCGAGGCCTTGCATGAGACCGATGTGCGGGTGTATCACACCAGCGATTCCCATGCCAGCATCTCCTGCTTGGTGGAAGAGAAGGATTACATGAAAGCGGTTCGGGCTCTACATGACAAGTTTCACCTAGGTAGCACGAATGTGCGAGGGAGTTGA
- the dapA gene encoding 4-hydroxy-tetrahydrodipicolinate synthase, whose product MQGFGHLLTAMVTPFKEGGAVDYDKAAELASRLLDCGSDGIVVSGTTGESPTLTFDEKVSLFKAVVEAVGGRGVVLAGTGSYCTQETIELTKTAEKVGIDGIMLVTPYYNKPPQSALYSHFKMIAAETELPIMLYNVPSRTSVNLLPETVARLAEIENIVAIKEASGNLGQVARIYQMTPDDFYIYSGDDNLTLPVLSVGGVGVVSVAAHVVGHSIREMIDLFLAGKVKEAAEVNRKLVPLFEAMFVTTNPIPVKTAVNLLGGDVGSLRPPLQEPSAEQVTVIKEALKKVGLIDF is encoded by the coding sequence TTGCAAGGCTTTGGTCATTTACTGACTGCGATGGTCACTCCATTTAAGGAAGGAGGCGCAGTAGACTACGATAAAGCCGCGGAGCTGGCTTCGCGGCTTCTGGATTGCGGTTCAGATGGGATCGTTGTCTCCGGGACCACGGGTGAATCCCCAACCCTCACCTTTGATGAAAAGGTGAGCCTGTTCAAAGCAGTGGTGGAAGCCGTGGGCGGTCGCGGTGTGGTCCTGGCCGGTACTGGTTCCTACTGCACGCAGGAGACCATTGAGCTTACAAAGACGGCGGAAAAAGTGGGCATCGATGGGATCATGTTGGTGACCCCCTATTACAACAAACCGCCGCAGTCAGCCCTGTATAGTCATTTCAAAATGATTGCTGCGGAAACGGAATTGCCGATTATGCTATATAATGTCCCCAGCCGCACTTCGGTGAACCTGTTGCCGGAGACAGTGGCGAGGTTGGCGGAGATCGAAAACATTGTAGCGATCAAGGAGGCCTCGGGCAATTTAGGGCAGGTGGCAAGGATTTACCAAATGACCCCCGACGACTTCTACATATACAGCGGCGATGACAATCTGACGTTGCCGGTGTTGAGTGTAGGAGGCGTCGGGGTAGTCAGTGTGGCGGCCCATGTGGTGGGTCATAGTATTCGCGAGATGATCGATCTTTTCCTGGCGGGCAAAGTCAAGGAAGCCGCTGAAGTGAACAGAAAGCTGGTGCCCCTTTTCGAGGCGATGTTCGTTACCACCAATCCTATACCGGTGAAGACCGCGGTAAATCTTCTTGGCGGTGACGTGGGCTCGTTGCGCCCACCTTTACAGGAGCCCTCCGCTGAGCAGGTGACTGTGATCAAGGAAGCGTTGAAGAAGGTTGGTTTGATCGACTTCTAG